Genomic window (Streptomyces cadmiisoli):
CATGACGTTGCATGGACACGAGCATGCGATGAGCGACGAATCCGTACGAGAGATCACCATGACCGTTCCGGACAGCCGGCCCGGCGCCCTCGGCCCGCGGCAGAGCGTGGCGCTCGGCAGCGCCGAGGCGCTGCGGCTGCTGGCCGGCGTGTCCGTGGGCAGGATCGTCTTCACCCGGCGGGCCCTGCCGACGGTACGCCCGGTCAACCACGTGATGGACGGCGGCGCCATCGTCATCCGCACCCATGAGGGCGGCGCGCTCACCCTGCACGCCCGTGACGCCGGCGCCACGGGGGTGGTGGTCGCCTATGAGGCGGACTCCATCGACCCGGACACCCACCTCGGCTGGAGCGTCGTGGTCACCGGCTACGCCAGCCTGGTGACCGACGCCGAGGAGCTGGCCCGCTACCGGTCGATGCTGCACCCGTGGGTGCAGCAGACCATGGACTACGCGGTCCGTATCCGCCCCGGCCTGGTCACCGGCATCCGGCTCACCGTGCCGGACGGCACGGTGTGACCTCCCGGTCGGCCGCGGAGCGCTGAGGGAATCCTGGGCCCGTCAGTCGTTCCAGGACCAGTCGGCCACCTCGGGCAGGTCGGTTCCGTGGGCACGGATCCAGTCGTGGTGCCGCAGGCGGGCGTCCTCCATGCGCTGGCGTACGGCGGCGGCGCGCACCGCGAGGCCGGGGACCCGGTCGATGACGTCCATGACCAGGCGGTAGCGGTCGAGGTCGTTGCGCACGACCATGTCGAACGGCGTGGTGGTGGTGCCGATCTCCTTGTAGCCCCGGACATGCAGGTTGCGGTGTCCGTCGCGCCGGTAGGCCAGGCGATGGATCAGCCAGGGGTAGCCGTGGTAGGCGAAGATGACCGGCTTGTCCGGGGTGAACAGCCCGTCGTACTCGAAGTCGGTCATCCCGTGCGGGTGTTCCTCGCTCGGCATCAGCCGCGCGATGTCGACCACGTTCACGACCCGGACGGCGAGCCCCGGCAGATGGCGGCGCAGGAGCTGGGCGGCGGCCAGCACCTCCTGGGTGGGGACGTCGCCCGCGCAGGCCAGCACCACGTCCGGCTCCCGGGTGCCGTCCTCGGTGCCGGCCCAGTCCCAGATGCCGGCGCCGCGCGCGCAGTGCACCCGGGCCTGGTCCATCGACAGCCAGTCGAAGCAGGGCTGTTTGCCCGCGACCACCACGTTCACGTAGTCGCGGCTGCGCAGCGCGTGGTCGGCCACGGAGAGCAGGGTGTTGGCGTCCGGCGGCAGATAGACCCGCACCGCCTCGGGGCTCTTGTTGAGGATGTGGTCGACGAAGCCGGGGTCCTGGTGGGAGAAGCCGTTGTGGTCCTGCCGCCACACATGGGACGTGAGGAGGTAGTTGAGGGAGGCGATGGGGGCGCGCCAGGGCAGCCGGCGGGTCACACGCAGCCACTTGACGTGCTGGTTGACCATCGAGTCGACGATGTGCACGAAGGCCTCGTAGCAGGAGAACAGCCCGTGCCGGCCGGTCAGGAGGTAGCCCTCCAGCCAGCCCTGGCAGGTGTGTTCGGACAGGATCTCCATGACCCGGCCGTGCCGGTCGAGGTGCTCGTCCACGTCCAGGGTCTCGGCCTGCCAGGCCTTGCCGCTCGCGGCGTAGACGGCGTCGAGCCGGTTGGAGGCCGTCTCGTCCGGACCGACGAGGCGGAAGTCGCGGCGCCCCGCGGTCTCCCGCATGACGTGTTCCAGCAACTCCCCGAGCACCCGGGTCGGTTCGTGCATCGTCGCGCCGGGCTTGTCGACCGGGACGGCGTACCGCTCCAGCTCCGGCAGGGGCAGTTCGCGCAGCAGGAGACCGCCGTTGGCGTGCGGGGTGGCGCCCAGCCTGCGCGGACCCGCCGGGACGCAGGCGAGGACCTGCGGCCGGGGGCTGCCCTGCTCGTCGAACAGTTCCTCCGGCCGGTACGAGCGCAGCCACTCCTCCAGCCGCCGCAAGTGGTCGGGGTTGTCACGCACACCCGCCAGCGGGACCTGGTGGGAGCGCCAGGTGCCCTCCACCGGCAGCCCGTCGACCTCCGCCGGGCCGGTCCAGCCCTTCGGCGTTCGCAGCACGATCAACGGCCAGCGAGGACGTTCGGTGGCGCCGTCCTCGCGGGCGGCACGCTGGACGGCGGCGATCCGGTCCAGCGCGGTGTCCATGGCACCCGCCATGGCGCGGTGCACGGCGGCCGGGTCGTCGCCGGCGACGTGGATCGGGTCGTGGCCGTACCCCCGGAGCAGGTCGTCGAGCTCGGTCCGCGGCAGCCGGGCCAGCACGGTGGGGTTGGCGATCTTGTAACCGTTGAGGTGGAGGACCGGCAGCACGGCGCCGTCGTGGACCGGGTCGAGGAACTTGTTGGAGTGCCAGGAGGTCGCCAGCGGGCCGGTCTCGGCCTCGCCGTCCCCTACGACACAGGTCACCAGGAGGCCCGGGTTGTCCAGCGCGGCGCCGTAGGCGTGCGACAGGGAGTAGCCCAGTTCGCCGCCCTCGTGGATGGAGCCCGGCGTCTCCGGCGCGACATGGCTGGGCACTCCGCCCGGGAACGAGAACTGCCGGAACAGCCGCGCCATCCCCGCCGCGTCCCGCGTGATGTCCGGGTAGGTCTCGGTGTACGAGCCCTCCAGCCAGCTGTTGGCCAGCACGGCGGGCCCGCCGTGCCCGGGACCCCAGACGCACAGGGCGTCGAGACCGCGGGACTTGATCACCCGGTTGAGATGGGTGTGCACCAGGTTCAGGCCCGGGGAGGTGCCCCAGTGCCCGAGCAGACGCGGTTTGATGTGCTCCGGGCGCAGCGGCTCGGTGAGCAGCGGGTTGGCCATCAGGTAGATCTGGCCCACGGCCAGGTAGTTCGCGGCGCGCCAGTGGGCGTCCAGAGCCCGCAGCTCCTCGTCGGTGAGCTCGGCGGGCGCCTGTCGCGTGTCGACGGACATGGGGTGTCCTCCCGGTCGGACGGAGTCGGTGGGCCCAGGTGGTGCCCTCCCACCCTCCGCCCGGGGGCCGGGTACCCGACAGGGCCGACCGGGCCATCCCGGGGTACGGCACCCGTTCGGCCCGCCGAATCGGCCGCGTCCTCCCGGCCGGCTCGCGGGACCGTCTCGGGGACCGGTGCGGCGCGTCCGGCGTACCGTCCTCGGCCACCGGGGCACGGCCCTGATCCGCACCGTCGGGTTCGGCCGCACGGCGACGGCTTGGTGCGGCGGCTCGCCGAGCACGAACCAGGAGCGCACCGGTCTCGGCGGCCCGCGCGCACACGCCGTACGCCTCCTCGACCCGGTCCGTACGCCTCCCCGATCCGGTCCACGGGGATGGTGTGCGTCGCCGAGCCGGTCGGCACCGGTACGTGGCCGCACGGGCCGGGCGGCGCCGCCCGGGGCCACGGGCCCCTGCGGACCGGGCCCGAACGGCCCTGTCGCGGGCCGCCCGGACCGCGATGTTCTACGACCGTGTCTGGAACCCGGATCAGGGCCGTACCCGGCCTCACGGAACAGGACGTCGGCGATGCGACGGTCGTGGTGCTGAGCGGCGAGATGGACATCCTCACGACGCTCCGCGACCGCGTCCGCCTGGACGCGCTGACCGCGGGCCCCTGCCCCGATCTGGTGCTGGACCTGCGCGCGGTGTCGTTCATCGACTGCAGCGGCCTGGGCATGCTGTGCCGGACCGCGAACCGCGTCGGCGCACGGCACGGCCGGCTGCGACTCGTCACCGACGACCCGTACTTCCTCAGGCTCCTGCGGCTGTCCGGCCTCTCCGGGGCGTTCGAACTCTGCACCGGCCTCCCCGGCACACCGCTCTGATTCCCGGCACGGGTGTCGCCCGGCATGGACCGAACGGCCCTGCGCGGGCACACCGTCCGGCCCTCCTCCCGGCAGGTGGCGCGATGCGACCCTGGAAACAAGGAAACGTGTGCGGCACCGTGTGCGGCCCCGGGTCGTCGCCGGTCCGCCGAGACACGGAGGTGCGTCATGACCGGGCCCGTCGTCGTCGGCATCGACGGTTCGTCCACCTGCACGTCGGCCGCTTGGTGGGCCGCCCGCGAAGCGGCGGTCCGGCAGGTACCCCTCCACCTGGTCCACTCGTGGACCACGCAGCCGCACGGCATGCCCGGCGGCATGGAAGCCGAGGGGCAGCGCCGGTACGGGCAGGACGTGCTGCGACAGACCGCCACCGAGCTGCTGCACCGCTACGCCGGTCTCCGGCTCACCACCGAAATGGTCGCGGCTCCCGCCGCACAGGACCTGCTGGACCGCAGCCGGGACGCGGAACTGCTGGTGCTCGGGTCCCGCGCACCCGGCTCCGCGGCGGGCTTCCTGCTCGGCTCGACGGCACGGCACGTCGTCGGCCTCACCCGGTGCCCCGCCGTCGTCGTCCGGAGGGACGACCCCACGGTCGAGGTCGGCCGAGGCCCCGCCGGGGCGGCGGACCGCGACGAGATCGTGGTGGGCGTGCCGGAGCCCGGTCCGGCTGCCGACGCCGTGCTGGAGTTCGCCTTCACGACCGCCGACGCACGCGGCGACGTGGTCCGCGCGGTCACGGCCGTGCGCAGGTTCCCCGGGGCGCCCGACGACGGGGACCCTCGCGCCGGACTCGCGGCCGCGCTCGCGCCGTGGCAGGTGAAGTTCCCCGGCGTCGGGGTCGTGGAACGAGTCGCCGCGGGACCGGCCGATCAGGTCCTGCTCACCTCGTGCGCCCGAAGCCGGCTGCTGGTCGTCGGCCGCCGACCGCACCCGTCCCACGTCGCCTGGGAGCTGCGGCCGACCGTGCACGCGGCGGTCCGTCACGCCCCCTGCCCGGTGGCGGTCGTCCCGCACGGCTGATGAACGACCGCCCGGCCCGGCCGGCGCCCGGAACGTGTCGGTCGAGCGTGCGCCTCGGGGCTACGCCCCCGTGCCGCACCCGCGGGCACGGTCCAGTGGCTGAGCACAGGCGATGAGCAGCGCTACGTCGTCGTGCCCGGCCGGGTGGCGGAGCTCTTGCAGGAGACGGTCGCACAGCTCCTCCGCGGAGGGCTGCGGCGACGACAGCAGGCCCAGGAGGTCGTCGAGGCGCTTGTCGATGGGCTCGTGGCGGGTTTCGACGAGTCCGTCGGTGTACAGGACCAGCTGATCGCCGGGATTCAGTTCCAGGGAGGTGGCTTCGAACGGGACGCCACCGACCCCGAGCGGAGTCGCGATGGGGAGGTCGAGGAGTTCGGGTGGCCGGCCCGCCCGGACGAGGACGGGGGGCAGATGACCGGCGGAGGCCACGTCCAGGCGGCATTCGTGCGGATCGTAGACCGCGAAGACACACGTGGCGAGGTACGGGTCCAGACCGTGGGTGATCTTGTCGAGGTGGGTCAGGACGCGGGCCGGGTCGAGGTTGAGGTCGGCGAGGGTGGACGTGGCGGTGCGCAGGCGGCCCATCGTGGTGGCGGCGGGGATACCGCTCCCCATGACGTCGCCGACCGTGAGGGCGGTCCGGTCGCCGTCGAGCGGGATCACGTCGTACCAGTCGCCGCCGACCTCGCTGAAGGCCTGGGCGGGCCGGTAGCGGGCGGCGACCTCCAGGCCGGGATGCATGGGCGAGAGCTGCGGGAGCAGGCTGCGCTGAAGGGTCTCGGCGGCGCTGCGGATGTGCTGGTGCAGGACGGCGTTGTCGATGCTGAGCGCGGCCGAGGAGGCCAGTTCACACGCGAGGGCGAGGTCGTCCTCGTCGAACGGGAGCGGATTGCGGGCCCGGGCCAGGCCCATGACCCCGATGATCTCGCCGCGGGCGATGAGCGGGACGGCCATGTCGCTGTGCACACCTGCCCGGGCGAGCAGCCGGGCGGCGTCGGCGTCGGCGGCGATGCGGTAGAGGTCGCTGCCCTCCAGGTGGGTCAGCAGCAGGGGACTGCGGGTGCGGATGCAGTGGGCGGCCGGATGGTCGGCGTGGTACGTGGTGAGGCGGCCGGGCGGCACGATCGCTTCGGCGGCGTCGGTGGGGTAGGCGGTCTTCACCGCGAGGGCACGGAACAGCGCAGGGCCTTCGCCGAGGTCGGAGCGGCCTCTCTTCAGCACGGAGTCCAGCAGGTCGACCGCGACCATGTCCGCGAGGTCGGGTACGAGGGCGTCGGCCAGTTCCTGCGCGGTCCGCCCCACCTCCAGGGTGGTCCCGATCCGAGCCGAGCCGTTGGCCACCAGCCGCAGACGCTGCTGAGCCCGGTCGGCCTTCTTGGCCGCCAGGTAACGGTCGGTGACGTCGACCACCACGTTGGCGATGCCGAGCACGTGCCCGCGGTGATCCTCCAGCCGGTACAGCGACACCGCCCAGGCGCGGTCCTGCTCCGGGTCGGCGGCGGTGCGGCCCACCACCTGCTGGTCCACCAGGGGGACGCCGCTGGCGAGTACCTGCCGCATCGACGCCTCCACGCTGGAGAACGCGTCACCGGGCAGGACCTCCCGGTAGCTGCGGCCGAGGTGGTCGGCCTCGGGCACGCCGTGCATGCCCGCCAGGGCGGGATTGACGGCCAGGTAGCGCAGGTGGGTGTCGAGGACCGACAGCCCGATGGGCGCCTGCGCGACCAGCCGGGTCGACAGTGCCACGTTGCGCTCCACGTGCCGCAGGGTGGAGCGGTCGGTGGCCAGTCCCAGGGCGTAGTGGTCACCGAGGCTGTCGGTCAGCCGCATGTTGCGGAATTCGACCATCCGGGTGCTGCCGTCCTTGTGCCGGACGGGGAACGCGCCTGCCCAGGCCCGGCCGGTCTCCATCACCTCGGCGAACAGCCTGACCGCCATGTCCCGATGCTCGGGGTGCACCAGCAGCGGCGCCGCGTGCTGCCCGACCGCCTCCGCGCGGGCGTATCCGAACAGTTCCTCGGCCTGCGGGCTCCACATGTCGATCCGCCCGTCGGCCTCCACCAGCACCGCGGCGACGCCCAGCAGGTCCATCAACCCGCTCGGGCCCGACGGCCCCTCCTCCGCGCGATCCGCATGCGCGAGGCGTTGCTCCGCTCGGCTCATCGCACTCACTCCCTCCACCTGCCTACCGCAAATCGGGCACGAGCGCAGAATCTCGCGGGAGTGGCGGCGTCGACGGACGCCGGTCGGCGACCGCCGCCGGCGGTGCCGGGCTTGTCGTGTTCATGGGTGCCACGGCCGGGCGCCCCGGCCCTCGGTGCCGGTCAGCCGCGACCGCTCGGCGCGCACCGTGTCGCCCTGATGGGCTCGGGGTCCCACACGGGGGCGGACGAGGAGCCGACGGGTCGATCCCGACCAGGACAGGACGGCCGGCCAGCGCCGTCCGACCCGTCGGCACCCGCGCCACGAAGGCGTTCGGACCCGGGAACGGCCCGGGAACAGGGCCCTAGGACACCTGAGCCTTGTCGTACAGGGCCTTCGCCACGTCACCGAAATACGGTCCGAACATCCGGTTCGGCAGGAACGTGTAACCGAAACTGTTCACGGAGACCTGCAGACCGGTGCCGGTCGCCTCGTCGAAACCGGTGAACCAGGGGCCGCCGCTGGAGCCTCCCGTCATGTTGCAGGCGAGGCTGTGGTCCTGCGAGAAGAGGAAGTCCCTCGAACTGTTGCCGCTGCAGTAGATGAGCTTCGTGCCGTCGTACGGCGAGGCGGCGGGAAAGCCGAAGGCGTACATCTGCTTGTTGTAGCCGCCGTTGAACTGGAGGCCCTGCGCGCCGACGACCGACGTGAGCGTCCGTCCGTTCAGCGGGGCGACGACCGCGGCACCGATGTCGTGGTTGATGTCCTCGCTCGCCTCCCACTGCGGGGTGGTCAGCGTCTTGGTCGCGGTCCACTGGCCGTGGGGCGCGTTCCCGTTGTCGTACGCGGGCACGAAGACCCAGTCGGTGTGCCAGCTGCCCTGGTACTTCACACAGTGCCCGGCCGTGATGACGGTGCTGGCGTTCTGACTGGTGACGGCGTTGCCGGAGCAGGAGGCGGTACGTCCCTGGAAGGTGAAGAACACCCGGCCCGAGGTGGACACCACCGCTCCGCCGCCGGTCCACGGGCCGCCCGCCTGCGGGAAGGCGGCCGGGGCGGCGCCGGGTACGACGGTTGCCGAACGCCCGTCGGACTCGGGGGTCTTCAGCGACTTGGCTGCCTCACGGGTCAGCAGCAGATCGAGCGGCGCGGCGCCGCGCATCCGCTCGGCGGTCCAGAACGAGCGGGCCTTGCTCTGTTCGGCGAGCGAGGCGGTTCGGATCGCGGGCGATCGCCCGTCAGCCGGTGCCGCGTGGGCGGCACCGGCGTTGACAAGGCCGCCGGCGAACAGGGCCCCGACGGCCAACAGGATGCTCGCGGCGGTGCGATGGCGTCTCACGCATGCCTCCTTCTGCCATGCCGGGACCGCTCGGGTCCGGGCATGGGTGGGGGAACGAAGTGCGGTGCGGACAGACGTGCGTGAGGCAGCGTGCCACGTAGATCTTGCTTTGTCAGGATCGCGTCAACTCGGACTTTCGGGGACCCGTTTCGGCCGGAACGGCACGGTGCGCGCCGGCACGGTCCGGCGGAGTCAGCCCGTGGCGCGCCGTCCGTCGCAAAGGGCCGCTCGCTCCGCCTCCTCGGCGAGGGTGCAGTCGGCGACGATCCGGCAGACGTCCACCATCGGCCCGTGCGCGTTCACATGACCGGCGAGCGTGCACAGCATGGCCTGGAAGCCCGCCCTCGATTCCTCCGGGAGGCCCGCGAGGATGTGCCGTTCGACCAGCTCGACCCGGCCGCGCAGTTCCGTCCAGCGCTCCGCGCCGTGCGGGGTGGCGATGATGTGCCGGCTCCGGCGGTCGGCGGGATCCGGCCTGCGCTCGACCAGACCGGCGCGCTCCAAGTCGTCCAGCAGGTACGTCATGACCGTACGGTCGACTCCGAAGCGCTCGGCGAGGGAGCGCTGGTTGTTCGCCTCACCCTGTACGGCGGCCGTGAGCACGAAGTACCCGCGGGGCCCTCCGGGAATGTCGGCGACCGCCGCCTCCGTCGCCTTCGCGTAGGCGCGGAACACCGCACCGATGGCGATCCCGAAGTCGTTCCCCAGATGGAATGCCCCGGCCGCCGCGGCATCGTCTCCGGAGCTGCGGTGCGAAGTCACATGTCGCAGCCTAGACCATCTTCGGCTTGCAATATGCTCTGCTTGACAGAGCATCTTGAACAGATATCATCGTATCGACACCACGTGAAAGCGGTACGCCGGATCGTGGAGGGTGAGGCGTACGACCCGGCGGGACGCGATCAGACCGCGCCACGACCTCCGGGACGGACACACCGACCCCGGCGGCGACAGCCGCCGTTCACCACATGACGGTGCTGCGAACACCACGACACACCAAGAGACCCGGGCCGCCGCCCGCCGGATGACCGGACGGCGACCCGATCGCGCCGCCCCGATGGGACGAGGAGCGGCGCGCACCCCGAGGCCGGGTGGGTGCCCCACGAGCGGGGGGCATCCCACCCGGCCTCTGCGCTGTGCGCGGCAGGGCCGTCATCCGGGCCCCGGGCCTGCGCCGTACGCAACGAGGACGGGCCGCCGGGCACGCCGAAGCCGCGCCGCCCGAAGACGGCGCGGCGCTGCGGCCGGCGACGACGCACCGGGCGCCGCCGCTCACCACTCCCCAGCCCTGTCGGGGCCGTCGACGGTCGTGCCGCCGGACCGACCCCTTTTGTCAGCGGCCCCGCTCCCGGGCCACCATGTCACGCGCGGCGGGGGCCACCTCGGCACCGAACCGCTCGATCGTCGCCCGGTCGTCGCCACCGATGATGAAGGCGCTGAGGCCGTGTTCGAGGGCCAGAGCGGCGATCTGCTCCGCCCACGCCTCGGCGGGTCCGTTGAGCAGACCACCCGATGCGGGCGAGAACTGGACGTTCATGAAGTTCATCAGACGGCGGACATCGGACGGGGAACGGCCGGCCCCCTCGGCGGCTTCGTCGATGCGGGCGTTCATCTCCGGCAACGACTCCACCCCCCGCGGCAGGTACTCCATCGAGGGCAGCCAGCCGTCGCCGACGGAGCCGGTGAGAGCGAGCATCCTGGGCTTGTACGCACCGACCCACACGGCGATGTCATGGGCGGGACGCGGTCCCCGCTTGGCACCGTTGACCTGGTAGTACTGGCCGTGGTGGCGCACGCCGCCCCGAGTGTCGGTGTCCCACAGGTCGCGGATCACGGTGATGGCCTCCCGCAGCGCCTCCACGCCCTGAGCGGCCGTCAGGCTGCGGCCTCCCATGGCGGCGATGCCCTCCCAGAAGGCGCCGGCGCCGATGCCCAGTTCGAAGCGTCCGCCGGAGAGGATGTCCAGGGACGCGGCTGCGCGTGCCAGGACGGCCGGCGGGCGCAGCGGCAGGCTCGTCACATTGGCGCTGATGTGGACGTTCTCGGTCCGGGCGGCCACGTAGGCGAGGAGCGTGGACGTGTCCAGGAACGAGGCCTGGTAGGGGTGGTCCTGAAAGGTGACCAGATCAAGACCCGAGCGGTCCGAGGTGACCGCCAGCTCGACGGCCTGCTGGGCGCCGCTCGCGCTCGGTGTGATGAACGAGCCGAAGAGCAGGTCGTGTCCGTAGTCGCTCATGAGGTGGCTCCTTAGCTCTTGACTGCGCCGGAGGGGGCGGTCCGCGCGTCCGGGTGGGGGTCGATGTTGAAGTTGTCCCGGAAGAGGTTGTTCGGATCGTAATGGCGCTTGATCTCGCGCAGCCGTTCCAGGACGGCCGGCGGAAATGCGTCGTGGAGACGCTCGGGGCGCGGGTCCGTCTCGAAGCTGAGGTAGAGGCCGTCGAAGTGGTGCCGCAACGGGTCCCAGACCTGGTTGATGGAGCCGTCGTTGGCTCCCATGGCGGTCACCTGGAAGGCGGACGCCCGGTGGGGGAAGGCCATCTCCCCGGACGGCACGTCGGCGATGGCCCCGCCCATGGCGCGCAGCTCGAAGAAGTACACCCTTCCGGAGCGCAGCAGGTCGGCGGCGTCCCGGGCGAACTCGGGGGTGAGCCTGGGAAGGAACGCCGAGCGGGAGACCGGTTGGCCGAAGCCCTGGTGCCCCTCGGGACCGACGTCGGCGGCGGAACCCATCACGCCCATGTACGGCGTGACGACGACCTGCTGCTGGGCGAGCAGACCGATCTGCGCGAAGGGGGTCAGCCGCTCCACGATGACCTCGGGATCCGGGTTGTCCACGACGCCGAAGAGCTGGACGGTCCACTGGCCCTGCCGCGGGCGCCCGGTCACGAGGAAGACCGTGGTGTCACGGGGGGCCTCGGAGGCGATCCGGCCGTAGTCGGCCAGTGACTTCTCGATGTCCGTGGTCACGAACGTCAGCTCGGCGTGACCGACCTGGCCGATCCGGTCGGCCTCGAACTCGAACGCCGTGCCGACGCCGAAGTTCGCGCCCGCGCCACGGAACGCCCAGAACAGTTCGGGGTGCTCGTCCGCACTGGCGCGCACCTGGCTGCCGTCGGCGAGCACCAACTCCACGCCACGCAGGTGGTCGATGGTCAGACCGTGGGCCCGGCCGAGCAGTCCGATGCCGCCCGCGGTGGCGAGCCCGCCGACACCGACACCACCGTAGTCGCCGGAGCCGATCGCCCAGCCGTGCGGGTGCAGGGCGGCCGACACCTGCTTCCAGGTCGCTCCCGGTCCGATGCGCACCAGGCGCCGGGCCGGGTCGAGCACCTCGATGCCGTTCATCCGCCGCAGGTCGACGACGAGTCCGCCCTTGTTGGTCGAGCGGCCGCTGACACCGTGTCCGGCGCTGCGTATACCGAGCGGCAGGTGTGTGTGCCGCCGCGCGTAGCCGAGTGCGTCCGCGACCTCGTCCGGGGTGCCCGGGCGCAGGACGAGCCCGGGGGAGCCGGCCCGCAGGTAGTTGGAGGCGACACCGCGATAGCCGGGATCGCCCGGTTCGACCGCGAGGCCCGCCAGTGACTCGGGTACGGACTCGTAGTCGATCCCCGGGCGGCGACGGGCACGGACGGCGAGTGAACGCTGCGGGCGGACAACCCGGGGCGCACCGCTCACCAGGTCCGCG
Coding sequences:
- a CDS encoding pyridoxamine 5'-phosphate oxidase family protein — protein: MSDESVREITMTVPDSRPGALGPRQSVALGSAEALRLLAGVSVGRIVFTRRALPTVRPVNHVMDGGAIVIRTHEGGALTLHARDAGATGVVVAYEADSIDPDTHLGWSVVVTGYASLVTDAEELARYRSMLHPWVQQTMDYAVRIRPGLVTGIRLTVPDGTV
- a CDS encoding phosphoketolase family protein, with protein sequence MSVDTRQAPAELTDEELRALDAHWRAANYLAVGQIYLMANPLLTEPLRPEHIKPRLLGHWGTSPGLNLVHTHLNRVIKSRGLDALCVWGPGHGGPAVLANSWLEGSYTETYPDITRDAAGMARLFRQFSFPGGVPSHVAPETPGSIHEGGELGYSLSHAYGAALDNPGLLVTCVVGDGEAETGPLATSWHSNKFLDPVHDGAVLPVLHLNGYKIANPTVLARLPRTELDDLLRGYGHDPIHVAGDDPAAVHRAMAGAMDTALDRIAAVQRAAREDGATERPRWPLIVLRTPKGWTGPAEVDGLPVEGTWRSHQVPLAGVRDNPDHLRRLEEWLRSYRPEELFDEQGSPRPQVLACVPAGPRRLGATPHANGGLLLRELPLPELERYAVPVDKPGATMHEPTRVLGELLEHVMRETAGRRDFRLVGPDETASNRLDAVYAASGKAWQAETLDVDEHLDRHGRVMEILSEHTCQGWLEGYLLTGRHGLFSCYEAFVHIVDSMVNQHVKWLRVTRRLPWRAPIASLNYLLTSHVWRQDHNGFSHQDPGFVDHILNKSPEAVRVYLPPDANTLLSVADHALRSRDYVNVVVAGKQPCFDWLSMDQARVHCARGAGIWDWAGTEDGTREPDVVLACAGDVPTQEVLAAAQLLRRHLPGLAVRVVNVVDIARLMPSEEHPHGMTDFEYDGLFTPDKPVIFAYHGYPWLIHRLAYRRDGHRNLHVRGYKEIGTTTTPFDMVVRNDLDRYRLVMDVIDRVPGLAVRAAAVRQRMEDARLRHHDWIRAHGTDLPEVADWSWND
- a CDS encoding STAS domain-containing protein encodes the protein MSGTRIRAVPGLTEQDVGDATVVVLSGEMDILTTLRDRVRLDALTAGPCPDLVLDLRAVSFIDCSGLGMLCRTANRVGARHGRLRLVTDDPYFLRLLRLSGLSGAFELCTGLPGTPL
- a CDS encoding universal stress protein, which produces MTGPVVVGIDGSSTCTSAAWWAAREAAVRQVPLHLVHSWTTQPHGMPGGMEAEGQRRYGQDVLRQTATELLHRYAGLRLTTEMVAAPAAQDLLDRSRDAELLVLGSRAPGSAAGFLLGSTARHVVGLTRCPAVVVRRDDPTVEVGRGPAGAADRDEIVVGVPEPGPAADAVLEFAFTTADARGDVVRAVTAVRRFPGAPDDGDPRAGLAAALAPWQVKFPGVGVVERVAAGPADQVLLTSCARSRLLVVGRRPHPSHVAWELRPTVHAAVRHAPCPVAVVPHG
- a CDS encoding SpoIIE family protein phosphatase; translation: MSRAEQRLAHADRAEEGPSGPSGLMDLLGVAAVLVEADGRIDMWSPQAEELFGYARAEAVGQHAAPLLVHPEHRDMAVRLFAEVMETGRAWAGAFPVRHKDGSTRMVEFRNMRLTDSLGDHYALGLATDRSTLRHVERNVALSTRLVAQAPIGLSVLDTHLRYLAVNPALAGMHGVPEADHLGRSYREVLPGDAFSSVEASMRQVLASGVPLVDQQVVGRTAADPEQDRAWAVSLYRLEDHRGHVLGIANVVVDVTDRYLAAKKADRAQQRLRLVANGSARIGTTLEVGRTAQELADALVPDLADMVAVDLLDSVLKRGRSDLGEGPALFRALAVKTAYPTDAAEAIVPPGRLTTYHADHPAAHCIRTRSPLLLTHLEGSDLYRIAADADAARLLARAGVHSDMAVPLIARGEIIGVMGLARARNPLPFDEDDLALACELASSAALSIDNAVLHQHIRSAAETLQRSLLPQLSPMHPGLEVAARYRPAQAFSEVGGDWYDVIPLDGDRTALTVGDVMGSGIPAATTMGRLRTATSTLADLNLDPARVLTHLDKITHGLDPYLATCVFAVYDPHECRLDVASAGHLPPVLVRAGRPPELLDLPIATPLGVGGVPFEATSLELNPGDQLVLYTDGLVETRHEPIDKRLDDLLGLLSSPQPSAEELCDRLLQELRHPAGHDDVALLIACAQPLDRARGCGTGA
- a CDS encoding trypsin-like serine peptidase, yielding MRRHRTAASILLAVGALFAGGLVNAGAAHAAPADGRSPAIRTASLAEQSKARSFWTAERMRGAAPLDLLLTREAAKSLKTPESDGRSATVVPGAAPAAFPQAGGPWTGGGAVVSTSGRVFFTFQGRTASCSGNAVTSQNASTVITAGHCVKYQGSWHTDWVFVPAYDNGNAPHGQWTATKTLTTPQWEASEDINHDIGAAVVAPLNGRTLTSVVGAQGLQFNGGYNKQMYAFGFPAASPYDGTKLIYCSGNSSRDFLFSQDHSLACNMTGGSSGGPWFTGFDEATGTGLQVSVNSFGYTFLPNRMFGPYFGDVAKALYDKAQVS
- a CDS encoding MarR family winged helix-turn-helix transcriptional regulator, translated to MTSHRSSGDDAAAAGAFHLGNDFGIAIGAVFRAYAKATEAAVADIPGGPRGYFVLTAAVQGEANNQRSLAERFGVDRTVMTYLLDDLERAGLVERRPDPADRRSRHIIATPHGAERWTELRGRVELVERHILAGLPEESRAGFQAMLCTLAGHVNAHGPMVDVCRIVADCTLAEEAERAALCDGRRATG
- a CDS encoding LLM class flavin-dependent oxidoreductase — its product is MSDYGHDLLFGSFITPSASGAQQAVELAVTSDRSGLDLVTFQDHPYQASFLDTSTLLAYVAARTENVHISANVTSLPLRPPAVLARAAASLDILSGGRFELGIGAGAFWEGIAAMGGRSLTAAQGVEALREAITVIRDLWDTDTRGGVRHHGQYYQVNGAKRGPRPAHDIAVWVGAYKPRMLALTGSVGDGWLPSMEYLPRGVESLPEMNARIDEAAEGAGRSPSDVRRLMNFMNVQFSPASGGLLNGPAEAWAEQIAALALEHGLSAFIIGGDDRATIERFGAEVAPAARDMVARERGR
- a CDS encoding FAD-binding protein, whose product is MELGIALDLSEPGVSTGTWDELARLAEERGLALVVLTASDGRESVPEGGGAAASGEPSGEGAAAEQPATAGLDPWTAATWLAGRTSSIGIGVPLPDLRAESSHDAVTPYPMVVAKAGESFDLLAPGRLLTDAAAWVHAPRGASAEELSVLAGQGRPVVVPVDSEQEVRRLADLVSGAPRVVRPQRSLAVRARRRPGIDYESVPESLAGLAVEPGDPGYRGVASNYLRAGSPGLVLRPGTPDEVADALGYARRHTHLPLGIRSAGHGVSGRSTNKGGLVVDLRRMNGIEVLDPARRLVRIGPGATWKQVSAALHPHGWAIGSGDYGGVGVGGLATAGGIGLLGRAHGLTIDHLRGVELVLADGSQVRASADEHPELFWAFRGAGANFGVGTAFEFEADRIGQVGHAELTFVTTDIEKSLADYGRIASEAPRDTTVFLVTGRPRQGQWTVQLFGVVDNPDPEVIVERLTPFAQIGLLAQQQVVVTPYMGVMGSAADVGPEGHQGFGQPVSRSAFLPRLTPEFARDAADLLRSGRVYFFELRAMGGAIADVPSGEMAFPHRASAFQVTAMGANDGSINQVWDPLRHHFDGLYLSFETDPRPERLHDAFPPAVLERLREIKRHYDPNNLFRDNFNIDPHPDARTAPSGAVKS